From the Rhizomicrobium palustre genome, the window CCAAAACCGCCCGCGCGATGCTCGCCGTAATCGACATTGCGCCTTGTCAGGTCGGCATCCAACGCGTTGGCAAAATTCTGCGCAGTATCTGGCTGCGGCGGGCTCACGGCCTCGATCAGCCAGAGATGATGTCCCGGCCCGCGCGGCGCGAAGACCGGCCCGACCATGAAATCGCTGATCAACAGGCCGCATGCGCGCGCAGCTTCCGCCACCGCCGCATCGATTTCCTCGCCAATCAGATGCTCGCCGAAAGCCGAGAGGCCATAAGTGGTGCGCCCGGTCACCAAAAGCCGGGGCGGATGGGTCTCGATCAGCCGCACGGTATCGCCCAGGATATAGGACCACAGCCCCGCATTGGTGGTCAGCACCAGGGCGTAATTCACGCCCGTCTCGGCGTTGCCCAGCCAATGGCGGGTCGGCTCGGGCGCGTCCAATTCCTCCACCGGCACGAATTCGAAGAAAATGCCGTTATCGGTAAGCATGCGCAGACCCTCGCCAGGGCCCTTGTCCTGCAGCGCGATGAAGCCTTCGCTCGCTGGATAGACCTCACGGGTTTCGGCCCGGCTGCCCTCCAAAAGCTCGGCGAAGCGGTCGCGATAAGGGGCGAAAGACACCCCGCCATGCACCAGCATTTCGAGATTTGGCCAATATTCCGCCAGCCTCTGAGAACGCTCTGGTGCCTGGCGTTTCATTTCATCTAGGAATAGCAGCGCCCAGCTCGGCGTGCCGGAAAAGGAGCGGATGTCTTCACCGAGAGCCGCTTTGGCCAGCACGCGGCTTTTCTCTTCCCAATCGGCGATTTTGGCGTCTGCCCCGTTCGGAAAATAAAAGCCTTTGGCCCAAAGCGGCACTTGGGCGGCGGCAATGCCGGAAAGATCGCCCTCCAGAACATCTGGCCCCACCGCGGTCAGCTCCGCGCTGCCGCCGAGAAAGAAATTCTTCCCCCCCAGGATGCGGCTGTCGGGCCGGTTGGCAATGTGATGCACCAGAAGATCGATCGCGGCCCGCCGGTTGGAGCGGACCATCGCCGATGTCACAGGAATATGCTTTGTCACCCCGCTCGATGTGCCTGAAGAATTGGCGAAGAAGGGGATGAGGCCGGGCCAGCTCACATTGTCGAGCACCGGATAGCGCGTACCCCAATATTCGGTCCAGAAGTGATCGTAGCGCCGCAGGGGCACGGCACGCTGATAGTCCTCGACTGTTCGCAGACGGACGAAATCATGCGCCGCGCCAAAGGCGGTGCGTTCGGCGCGCCGAAGAAGTATGTTGAGTTGCCGGCGCTGCGACAGCACCGGGTCTTCGTGGGCGAGTTCTGCGCGGCGGAGGCGGCCATATCGGCGCAAGGCGAAGCTGAGGTCGAGCATCTCAATCATCCTAACGCGCAAGCTCTGCAGACGTGAATCAAATACACCTGAGGTTTGAACTGAATTGCAGGTTCGCTGTTAAGGCCTGGTTGCGTGATAAGTGTATTGAGGCTCGCGATAAGGTTGTGATTGTTTATACCAGTCGCTGGAATCATTTTAAGTTGGGAAGGGGCGGGGATGATTTACGAGGTCGTGTTCAAGGATCACGGCGGCAAAATCTATTCAAAGAGCACGCTGGAGGCCGCGGATGACGAAGCCGCCATTGCGCTTGCGCGCCGCATTCACAGAAGCGGCGTTGGCCACGGCTATGACATAGTTAAGGACGGTACCGTCATTCACAGCGAAACCTTCGGTTCAAAGCCCACGAAGCCGAAGGAGTGATTATCCTAAATCGTCATGGCCGGGCTCGACCCGTCTATCCAGATGGCCGCTGCGCCGTGCTTCCGCCTTCGCTGAAGTTTCGGCGGGACAAGTCGAGGTTCGCCGCCTAATCCTGAGGTGCGAGCATCGCGAGCCTCGAAGGGGCGGCTCGCGCCTCAGCATGAAGAGATTTTTCCAATAAATGCCCGGCTTCTGTGTCGTGGACGATGTGGCGTGGCGATTGGTGCCGCGCCTCGAAGGGCGATCCAGTTAGCTCGAAATCTCAGAGCTACCCCCCTGTACATTCTCTATAAAACAGATAGACTAAACAGGAAATAAGCACGGGAAATCCCCATGCCTGCTTTTGGTCCCTCGCGGTTTTTGCCGGCCATTGATCAATCCCGCACCAGCCTCGATGTCAGTGCGGTGGCCGTCATTGCGCGGCTCTCGGCGCAGGCCTTGTCGCCCACCGATGACCCCGATGAAATCCGCCGCCGTTACAGCGCCTTGCGCGCGCCGCTCACGGGCGAGGCCGAAGAGGTGGGGCGCATCCAGCGCATTGCTTCGCCCGATGGTCCGCCGCTGATCGTGGTGCATCCCAAAAACGCCGCGCCCGGGCTGTTGCCGGGGCTGGTCTATTTTCATGGCGGGGGCTGGGTGCTGGGCGGGTTTGACACCTATGGCCCGTTCATCCGCGCGCTCGCCAATGCGACGGGACGCGTGATCGTGTTTGTCGATTACCGCTTGGCGCCCGAACACCCATTCCCTGCGGCGCTGGAAGATGCATTTGCCGCCATCGATTTCGTGTCCGAACACGCTGCCTGGCTTGGTATCGATGCGGGGCGCATCGCGATTGGCGGCGATAGCGCGGGCGGCAATCTCGCGGCGGTGGCTGCTATCGCGGCGCGGGACGGGCTGATCGACAGCGTGCCCGAGGCGCAGCTTTTGATCTATCCCTGCCTCGATTTCACCGCCAGCCAGCCCTCGCATGAGGAATTGGCGGAAGGTTATCTTCTCACCCGCGAGCTTTATGGCTGGTATCGCGCGCAATACCAGGGCAGCCACCCCGATCCGACGGACTGGCGTCTCTCGCCTTTGTTTGCTGGCGATTTCAGCGGCCTTGCGCCTGCGATCCTTATCTATGCCGGATTCGATCCTTTGCGTGATGAGGCGCTGCTTTACGCCTCCCGCCTGATCGATGCGGGCGTAACGGTAGAGCCGATTTTCTATCCCGGCATGATCCATGGCTTCATCACCATGGCCGGCGCCGTCCCCGCCGCGTTGGATGCCGTCACCCGCATCGCCGCCGCCCTCAAAAAAGCCGACCGCGTAACTCCGCGCTTTGCGGAAACGAGAGCGGGGCAAGTCGCGAGCGCCTAAACCCCTCGCACCCCTTCCGGCAGATGGGCTTTGATCGTCTTGGCCAGAAGCTGCATGTCGTCTTGTCTGGGAAAGCTTTTCCTCCAGACAAGGCCGATGC encodes:
- a CDS encoding GH3 family domain-containing protein — encoded protein: MLDLSFALRRYGRLRRAELAHEDPVLSQRRQLNILLRRAERTAFGAAHDFVRLRTVEDYQRAVPLRRYDHFWTEYWGTRYPVLDNVSWPGLIPFFANSSGTSSGVTKHIPVTSAMVRSNRRAAIDLLVHHIANRPDSRILGGKNFFLGGSAELTAVGPDVLEGDLSGIAAAQVPLWAKGFYFPNGADAKIADWEEKSRVLAKAALGEDIRSFSGTPSWALLFLDEMKRQAPERSQRLAEYWPNLEMLVHGGVSFAPYRDRFAELLEGSRAETREVYPASEGFIALQDKGPGEGLRMLTDNGIFFEFVPVEELDAPEPTRHWLGNAETGVNYALVLTTNAGLWSYILGDTVRLIETHPPRLLVTGRTTYGLSAFGEHLIGEEIDAAVAEAARACGLLISDFMVGPVFAPRGPGHHLWLIEAVSPPQPDTAQNFANALDADLTRRNVDYGEHRAGGFGMDAPEVVFVRQGGFADWMKARGKFGGQNKVPRVIADAEKFQDAVKALTAD
- a CDS encoding alpha/beta hydrolase, translating into MPAFGPSRFLPAIDQSRTSLDVSAVAVIARLSAQALSPTDDPDEIRRRYSALRAPLTGEAEEVGRIQRIASPDGPPLIVVHPKNAAPGLLPGLVYFHGGGWVLGGFDTYGPFIRALANATGRVIVFVDYRLAPEHPFPAALEDAFAAIDFVSEHAAWLGIDAGRIAIGGDSAGGNLAAVAAIAARDGLIDSVPEAQLLIYPCLDFTASQPSHEELAEGYLLTRELYGWYRAQYQGSHPDPTDWRLSPLFAGDFSGLAPAILIYAGFDPLRDEALLYASRLIDAGVTVEPIFYPGMIHGFITMAGAVPAALDAVTRIAAALKKADRVTPRFAETRAGQVASA